The nucleotide window GTTATGGATCTGCGACACTTGCTCGAATCCGGAAAAGTTCACACCGACTCGCGCGacaaggtaaaaataaaagccgAGATGCTGTGTACACCGCCCAACCGCTATCGGAATGTAACAGTTATTGTCTTGGAATCCCGGTTAGTGTTTCCTTTGCGATATTTCTATTAATAACTGCCGTACTTGAACCCTCTGTTCTCTCAAATGTACGGTTCAAATGTTTACTGTTTGAAGTGTCCCACACGGCCGCCACGAAAGCCATACAACCTCATTAATGGTGAACGGATACGTACAATTTAGGCCGGAAACACGCCTTCGCATAGGTAATCGGTACCGAATGACACCGCTAAAATGTATAATTTagaagccatttttttttttagaaaaagaaagtttaCTATCGTTAATCAAAGAGATTGCTAAAAGTTGTGCACAACGTTCTAGAGATTACCGATACGATAATAGATTACAAACTCTTCTTTACATTAGTAAAACGACTTCCGCCCGCTCTTTTATTTGACCTAGCTAAACGTTGTATAGTTGTGGTCAAAGCTGAATACCGTACGTATTTTTTTCCGATTGGCTGCCGACACCCACATCATTTTATGACGTTTGTTTGCTCCTTTTTTtgggagaaaaaggaaaattcccATGTCTGATCACAGGGTTGTTTGTTATTCAGCATTGGACCTTGACtatgtaattttcttttttgcttacTCTCGTCTTTTTGGCATTTTAGGAAGGAACAACTCCGTTGATGATGGCCTCTGCCGGCGGGCATCTCGAATGCTGTCGAGAACTGATCAAACAGGGGGCTGACCCTACTTTGCGCCGAAAGGTACGTATGTATACATTGACACCGAAACATTCTTTTAGATGTTCTCTTTAATCCCAGTATATTTTTTGTCACTCGTGATTTCCAGCAGACTGGAGCGGGATCGTTATTCTTGGCAGCCCAAGGAGGTTTTCGCGACATCGTCAACCTACTCATCCGTGCTGGGGCTCCAGTCAATGCACGATGCAAGGTAAATATGAGTTTGGAAAAGGTAGCTATCGCTGAGATATCCTAATCTTGAAAAGCTGTTATCTGATGACTAACGCCAGGACGGAGGAACAGCGTTAATGGTTGCTGCCCAGCAAGGTTATGCCGAAATTTGCCTAGAGCTGATAAATAGCGGAGCAAACATCCACTACCAAATGAAGGTAATGTACCATGCTTAGTCGGAAGTGTAAAGCCTCTATATCTATTGGGTAAATTGAATCGGCAAATTTCCTCATACCCGTAAATGGCTCGTACAGGTATGAATGAGAAACGATGGTGACAATAGAATCAGTGATGTTGACGCTACCCGTATACTCCCCTCGGGGGTAGCTTACGTCATGGCCTTGTTGATTGTTTGAGAGAAATACGCACACCATTCAACGGGCTCTCTTTCTTGTTTCGTGCTTTGTACGAACACAGTTTAAAACCAAGCGTAGTTCCATGGAGGAGTGTCACAAAACCAACAAtcgtttcctttttcaaagttgagaaacaaaataaaagactAGTGTGCCGTTCCGCGGAAGGCGTATTGGCCTTGCGTGTTTAACGCCAAATGCCCCGTGACGTCAGCTACCGCAATTTGTGgcgataaaaagaaaaacagcggggcttcttgtttttttcccattgcCTTCTTGTTAAGTGTGCGGTCAATTTATTGGTTCAACTCACAAAGCAATAGGACTTATTTCCGTTTCATTCTAATTTGCAGGATGGAGctacttgtttgtttttggcaGCTCAAAATGGACACGCGAAAGTTGTCTCTCTTATCCTCGCCATTGCCGACTCAGCAAAAGACAGTTCCGCTCTGTTGGCTGAAGAGATGATCAATATTCGACGCTTGGATGGAGCTACTCCTCTCTACATGTCTGCACAAATGGGCTTCGATTATGTGGTTCGTCTCTTGTTGAGTGCCGGGGCGAATCCAAACATCGTTAGAAACGTAAGAGATTCGCCAATCCGTCATTCTTGTTCATCATCAATATCCTTCGTTGCTTTCACGTAGGATGGAGTATCACCACTGTTGAAAGCATGCCAAAAAGGACACGTGGACACTGTTAGAGAGTTATTACAATCGAATCCCTCGTTGGGATTGAGCCAGGTTTGTTTATTGTATCTAGAACGGCAAGAATTTTCCAATGAGTGATCACGCATTTTTTAACAGAATGGAGACAGTCCCCTTTACGCCGCCGTATTAAGGAGAGACATGCCAATTATTCGAATCCTGATGAAAGCCGGTGCAGATGCGTATCTAGCCACTTCTCGGTCGTTACTCAGTCCGAAAACGTTGGCTGAGAAATTGCATTTCTGGGAAATAGTTGATTTACTTAGTGCCACCGATTCTCGGGAAGCTTCCAGTTCGTCCTCGCCAATTCTAATGTAAAGAAAGTATTATTGATAAATGGCAAGGttatgaaatttttgaaagaatgTATTGTGATTAATATAGCAACGTTGATTATATAGAGCCCAACTTATTCATTTTATggcaaacaagaaagaaaagttgtTTTGAGACCAGAACCAGCGAATGTAAACAAATCTTGATCGAATCACATAGTTAAAaacgacaaaagaaaatgaggggGGAAAAAGTAC belongs to Daphnia magna isolate NIES linkage group LG1, ASM2063170v1.1, whole genome shotgun sequence and includes:
- the LOC116919961 gene encoding ankyrin repeat domain-containing protein 29 isoform X1 → MRRWCVSRSLPSMSYKKESLSDVRLHSAARQGNVMDLRHLLESGKVHTDSRDKEGTTPLMMASAGGHLECCRELIKQGADPTLRRKQTGAGSLFLAAQGGFRDIVNLLIRAGAPVNARCKDGGTALMVAAQQGYAEICLELINSGANIHYQMKDGATCLFLAAQNGHAKVVSLILAIADSAKDSSALLAEEMINIRRLDGATPLYMSAQMGFDYVVRLLLSAGANPNIVRNDGVSPLLKACQKGHVDTVRELLQSNPSLGLSQNGDSPLYAAVLRRDMPIIRILMKAGADAYLATSRSLLSPKTLAEKLHFWEIVDLLSATDSREASSSSSPILM
- the LOC116919961 gene encoding ankyrin repeat domain-containing protein 29 isoform X2; translated protein: MRRWCVSRSLPSMSYKKESLSDVRLHSAARQGNVMDLRHLLESGKVHTDSRDKEGTTPLMMASAGGHLECCRELIKQGADPTLRRKTGAGSLFLAAQGGFRDIVNLLIRAGAPVNARCKDGGTALMVAAQQGYAEICLELINSGANIHYQMKDGATCLFLAAQNGHAKVVSLILAIADSAKDSSALLAEEMINIRRLDGATPLYMSAQMGFDYVVRLLLSAGANPNIVRNDGVSPLLKACQKGHVDTVRELLQSNPSLGLSQNGDSPLYAAVLRRDMPIIRILMKAGADAYLATSRSLLSPKTLAEKLHFWEIVDLLSATDSREASSSSSPILM
- the LOC116919961 gene encoding ankyrin repeat domain-containing protein 29 isoform X3, with amino-acid sequence MRRWCVSRSLPSMSYKESLSDVRLHSAARQGNVMDLRHLLESGKVHTDSRDKEGTTPLMMASAGGHLECCRELIKQGADPTLRRKQTGAGSLFLAAQGGFRDIVNLLIRAGAPVNARCKDGGTALMVAAQQGYAEICLELINSGANIHYQMKDGATCLFLAAQNGHAKVVSLILAIADSAKDSSALLAEEMINIRRLDGATPLYMSAQMGFDYVVRLLLSAGANPNIVRNDGVSPLLKACQKGHVDTVRELLQSNPSLGLSQNGDSPLYAAVLRRDMPIIRILMKAGADAYLATSRSLLSPKTLAEKLHFWEIVDLLSATDSREASSSSSPILM
- the LOC116919961 gene encoding ankyrin repeat domain-containing protein 29 isoform X5, giving the protein MMASAGGHLECCRELIKQGADPTLRRKTGAGSLFLAAQGGFRDIVNLLIRAGAPVNARCKDGGTALMVAAQQGYAEICLELINSGANIHYQMKDGATCLFLAAQNGHAKVVSLILAIADSAKDSSALLAEEMINIRRLDGATPLYMSAQMGFDYVVRLLLSAGANPNIVRNDGVSPLLKACQKGHVDTVRELLQSNPSLGLSQNGDSPLYAAVLRRDMPIIRILMKAGADAYLATSRSLLSPKTLAEKLHFWEIVDLLSATDSREASSSSSPILM
- the LOC116919961 gene encoding ankyrin repeat domain-containing protein 29 isoform X4; translation: MMASAGGHLECCRELIKQGADPTLRRKQTGAGSLFLAAQGGFRDIVNLLIRAGAPVNARCKDGGTALMVAAQQGYAEICLELINSGANIHYQMKDGATCLFLAAQNGHAKVVSLILAIADSAKDSSALLAEEMINIRRLDGATPLYMSAQMGFDYVVRLLLSAGANPNIVRNDGVSPLLKACQKGHVDTVRELLQSNPSLGLSQNGDSPLYAAVLRRDMPIIRILMKAGADAYLATSRSLLSPKTLAEKLHFWEIVDLLSATDSREASSSSSPILM